The genomic stretch TTAAAGCACAGGATGAGGCATCTGAACCTGTTAATATGGATGAAGGCCCTCTACCATCTACAGACCAGTCTTCAGATCTCAACTCAGAGTGTATAGTTTCTCCATTAACTAAAGTATTAAAATGCGCAAAAGCTGGAGATAAGGCACCGCCAGAAGTTGTTAAATCATGGAAAGAAAATGGTTTTACAAGGTGAGTATAGTTTGGTggtaatatatttgttttcacCACGTATAGTAATTCACtgaattcttttaaatacttGCAGCCTAATAATTGCTGCTCCACAGTCGGATGCATGGGGCCTTGTTAAAGATCTGTTGCCTCTTGTAGCAAATTCTGCCCCATTTGCTATCTATCACCAGTATCTTCAGGTTGGTTCTCTGAAAAGgaatctatatctatatatatatatatatatataccttcaatcttgttagacgaacacgactctccacaatggtatgatattgtccactttgagcataagctctcatagctttgctttggattttcccaaaaggcctcgtaccaatggaaagagttatatatatatataccttcaatcttgttagacgaacacgactctccacaatggtatgatattgtccactttgagcataagctctcatagctttgctttggattttcccaaaaggcctcgtaccaatggaaagagttatatatatatataccttcaatcttgttagacgaacacgactctccacaatggtatgatattgtccactttgagcataagctctcatagctttgctttggattttcccaaaaagcctcgtaccaatggagagagtattccttgattatatacccatgatcattccctaaattagccgacgtgggactttcatcatccaacacctcccctcgaacaaagt from Cucurbita pepo subsp. pepo cultivar mu-cu-16 unplaced genomic scaffold, ASM280686v2 Cp4.1_scaffold002766, whole genome shotgun sequence encodes the following:
- the LOC111786783 gene encoding uncharacterized protein LOC111786783, which codes for IKAQDEIKAQDEASEPVNMDEGPLPSTDQSSDLNSECIVSPLTKVLKCAKAGDKAPPEVVKSWKENGFTSLIIAAPQSDAWGLVKDLLPLVANSAPFAIYHQYLQV